The proteins below come from a single Necator americanus strain Aroian chromosome V, whole genome shotgun sequence genomic window:
- a CDS encoding hypothetical protein (NECATOR_CHRV.G20020.T1), with protein sequence MEIWQRYSKPMQLSFLDFEAAFDFPHRGRLLNASRPDRVPGKFVRLPDDMNQRTTAAVQTPAKNSRSVPCRYHTNTIRTSLDRSRVR encoded by the coding sequence atggagatctggcagcggtattcgaagccaatgcaattatcgttcctggactttgaagccgcgttcgactttcctcaccgaggccgtcttctcaacgcatcCCGCCCCGAtcgagtaccaggaaagttcgttcgcttgcctgatgacatgaatcagcgaacaactgctgcagttcaaaCACcagcgaagaacagtagatcagtgcCTTGCCGATATCATACTAACACCATCAGGACGtcccttgaccgatctcgagtacgctga
- a CDS encoding hypothetical protein (NECATOR_CHRV.G20019.T1) yields the protein MRLTLTLLALVGCTMAGVYKTQVLKVESPRLRMMREGTWTKFVEERNAIRIAMGNVVPQAVNDFTDVQYLGNVTLGTPEQAFTVVLDTGSANLWIPDSSCNNLACKNKRKFKASESSTYKKNGHPWSIQYGTGAAQGILGEETVRFGDQGTEQLVVPECGFGQASHLAPFFTHVHLDGILGLGFPELAVEDVVPPLNNAIKQGLLDQPIFTVFLKYVGGEENVPGGVYTYGGLDKENCGEVIAYEPLTSATYWQFKMEGIKAGYFSNKNGWEVMSDTGTSFIGAPNPILRGIGEAFRAKHDHRSDVYLVPCDADLSLDLVIGGKSYTIKGRNLAVHAVKGNDEICVLPFFGKDSMGFGPQWLLGDPFIRQYCNIHDFEKKQIGFAESKQQD from the exons ATGAGGTTGACGTTGACTTTGTTAGCCCTTGTGGGATGCACCATGGCTGGGGTGTATAAGACTCAGGTCTTAAAAGTCGAGTCTCCGCGTTTGAGAATGATGCGAGAAGGAACGTGGACTAAGTTTGTCGAAGAGAGAAACGCTATCAGGATTGCAATGGGAAATGTCGTTCCGCAAGCT GTAAACGACTTTACAGACGTGCAGTACCTTGGGAATGTTACACTAGGCACACCAGAGCAGGCATTCACG GTTGTCCTGGACACTGGATCCGCGAATTTGTGGATTCCTGACAGCTCTTGCAACAATCTTGCTTGCAAAAACAAACGTAAATTCAAAGCATCAGAATCCTCAACATACAAGAAGAATGGCCACCCATGGTCTATCCAG TACGGAACTGGCGCAGCTCAAGGAATTCTTGGAGAAGAGACTGTAAGATTTGGTGACCAAGGTACTGAGCAACTGGTCGTTCCGGAATGTGGATTCGGTCAAGCTAGCCATCTTGCTCCTTTCTTTACTCAC GTACACCTCGATGGGATCCTTGGATTAGGATTTCCTGAACTTGCAGTGGAGGATGTGGTACCTCCATTAAATAATGCAATTAAACAAGGCCTCCTCGATCAGCCAATTTTCACTGTGTTCCTCAAGTATGTTGGAG GTGAAGAAAACGTCCCTGGTGGAGTTTATACGTATGGAGGCTTGGATAAGGAAAATTGCGGAGAAGTGATTGCCTACGAACCTCTGACGTCCGCAACATACTGGCAGTTTAAG ATGGAGGGAATCAAGGCCGGCTACTTTAGCAACAAGAATGGCTGGGAAGTTATGTCGGACACTGGAACCTCATTTATAGGTGCTCCTAACCCTATCCTAAGAGGGATAGGTGAAGCTTTTAGGGCTAAG CATGACCATAGGAGTGATGTTTACCTCGTACCCTGCGACGCAGATCTGAGTCTCGACTTGGTTATTGGTGGTAAATCGTACACAATCAAAGGACGAAATCTCGCCGTTCACGCAGTTAAAGGAAATGACGAAATTTGCGTACTACCCTTCTTCGGCAAGGATTCAATGGGATTCGGTCCTCAGTGGCTCCTGGGCGATCCATTCATTCGTCAGTACTGCAACATTCACGATTTTGAGAAGAAGCAAATCGGTTTTGCAGAGTCGAAGCAACAGGACTGA